The Botrytis cinerea B05.10 chromosome 6, complete sequence region AGAAGTCCAAGCAATTTATATACCGAGTTcggtatatatatatgtgtatatttcAAGCATTATACGCGTTGGAGATAGATTCTGCATTGTCCAAGGCTGGCTCAATCTGCCAAGGTGGGTGGGTTTCTTATCGATAAGCATTCCATAATTCTTCCACTTTTTGGACCTAGGCAGTCGGACGTGGTGAGATTATCTCGGTTTTATGTACGAATCCATCGTACGTACTAAACAAACGGTGTCGCCCCGGTATGGTATGGAATTCACAATTTCATGGATAAAACCAATCGAATTTGTCAGAGAAAGGGAAACATCCTTGATCATTCCGTTCGTCGAGATATCATATCTCGTGCAGTGacttagaaatataaatatctagAATCAGAGACCTGACTTTATCTACCACCCCTCCCCtcattcttccttttccccCAATCGAGCTTCATCAAAAACCACTTACTACGTGTAGTCATGGCTTCCCTGAGTGACCAAGAAGCCTTTGCAATTGCAGTCGAAGAAGCCAAGATTGGTTATGAAGAAGGTGGCGTCCCGGTATGAATTCCCAAGATCATTCCATTACAGATCTCGAGCCATTGCTAACCAAGATGCCATGCATATCAGATTGGTGCAGCTTTAGTCTCAAGAGATGGGAAATTGTTGGGCCGGGGCCATAATATGAGAGTCCAGAAGGGGAGTGCTATTCATCATGTAAGACTTGCCATTGTTTGCAGCTTGGCACTTACAGATAAAGAAATGCTGATGCAACTTAGGGAGAGACATCCGCTCTAGAGAATTCGGGTCGCCTCCCTGCCTCAGCTTATAAGGGGTCCACCATGTATACAACGTATGTCAAGAGAAACCCTCGCCATCAAACAAAACTTCCAGATTCAAGAGCACAAAACTAACAAATCACGGTTAGATTGTCTCCATGTGATATGTGGTATGTTTAGTATTCACATAAACAACTCTGAAATTTGCTAATCACGATGGAAAGCACGGGAGCATGTCTTTTGTACGGGATATCACGAGTCGTCGTGGGTGAGAACAATACTTTCCTCGGCGGCGAAGCATACTTGAAGcaaagaggaattgaagttgtCAACATGCAAAGCAAAGAGTGCCAggaattgatggaaaagtTCATCAGTGAGAAGCCAGAATTGTGGTATGTTATACAATCTAATCCTAAAAGACTGTCTTTGACTTAATACTTCTCATAGGAACGAAGATATCGGGGTCGAGAAGAGGGTCCACACCAAGGAATGATCAATACGCTTAACGATTTGGGTATCACTTGGTTAATCGGTGAATCTCTTggaaatagaatttcaaatcctcGGGGTTGACGAATGGCGTGATACCTGTGAGAAAATGGATTAGTTGAGAAAAAGCAGCCGAATAGGAATTACCAACCATGACCGAGATTTGCAATCCATCCTTGTTTTCCTCCACCAAAACCATTTACCATTTCCTCGACTACTCGAGTGATTTCGGAACGAGTTCCATATAGAACTCCTGGGTCTGCATTTCCTTGGAAGACAACTGGGCGGTTTCCTCGTATCCGAACAGCCTCCGCGGGGTCTTGTAACCAGTCCAAACCTACTACCTGATATCCTAAATCACATAAGGAATCTAAGGCATACCAAGCTCCCTTTGCAAATACAACCATTGGGACTTGCTCGAGGCCGAGCTCCTTTAAGCGTTTTGGTAGATTCTCCGATATATAG contains the following coding sequences:
- the Bcfcy1 gene encoding Bcfcy1 is translated as MASLSDQEAFAIAVEEAKIGYEEGGVPIGAALVSRDGKLLGRGHNMRVQKGSAIHHGETSALENSGRLPASAYKGSTMYTTLSPCDMCTGACLLYGISRVVVGENNTFLGGEAYLKQRGIEVVNMQSKECQELMEKFISEKPELWNEDIGVEKRVHTKE